Genomic segment of Deltaproteobacteria bacterium:
GCGATCCCAAGCTGCTCCGACTCGCCCGAGAGCGCTTTTCCCACGTTCCCGGCTTGTCCTTTGAGGAATGCGATGCGCTCGCCCTTGCCGTGATGGGGCAATTCGACATCGTGACCGCTGCTCGGACGCTACAGTGGATTGACCGACCGGAATGCGCACTGGAGCGGATGCGGGCGGCAGCGAAGCCTGGCGGCCTCGTCATCGTACTGGACTACAACCACTCCCGGCTGGCCTGGGACCCGCCGCCGCCGACCCCCGTTCGGCGCTTCTACGAGGCCTTCCTCAAGTGGCGGGCGGCGAACGGCTGGGACAACATGCTTGGCGACCGCCTGCCTGCTCTGTACGCAGACGCGGGTCTCACGCAGATTGCATCGAGCACCGAGGACGAGGTCGCTCGTCGCGGCGAACCGGAATTCGAAGCCGCACTCAGAATCTGGCAGCGCGTGATGGAGACGCTGGGCACCACGATCCTTTCGGGTGGCTCCTTGGATGCGACGGAACTCGCGGCCGCGCTGGATGCCTATACGCGCTGGGGTCGCGACCATGCGCAGGGTCAGCAGATGGTACTGCGCGCCGTTGAGGGCCGAGCGTGACTCTTCGGCGGCCAGGACCGCCGCTGACTCGTCGCGGCCGGTGCCCGCACCTGAAGGGCTCGTCTCCCCGCAGGACGCCGAGTATCTTGCGAACCCGCTCGACTTTTCCGGCCGAAGGTCTATAGGGCCGCCTGGGAGAAGGGCTAATGCCGGGCAATGCTCGGCGGGAAGCGGAGAGACCGCCCTGGTTCGCGGTGATCGGGACGATCACCCTCGCGCCTCTCTTCGCAGGATCGGTGATCGTGCTCGGTCCGTACCTCCTGTCAGGTTGGAAGCTCGACGCGCCGTTCTTCGGCTGGGCTCCGTCGAGATGGATTGGCGGCGCGCTCGTGATCGTGCCCATTCCACCGCTCCTCGACTTCTTGGTGCGCTTCGTGCGCGAGGGGCACGGGACGCCGGCACCGTTCGCCCCACCCCGGCGCCTCGTCGTCGGCGGAGCGTTCCGATACGTGCGCAATCCGGCCTACCTCTGCGCCGTGTCCATCATCCTCGGGCAGGGACTCTTCCTCACCAGCACGAGCGTGCTGGTCTACGCAGCCGTCGTCGCGCTCGCCTTTCACCTCTTCGTGGTCCTCTACGAGGAGCCCACGCTGCGCGAGACGTTCGGCACGGAGTACATGGCCTACTGCCGTGAGGTTCCCCGGTGGATTCCGCGCCTGACTCCTGCGATTCGAGGCCACGCCCAGGACCAGGGCGCCCGCCAGGGCCGATGACCACAAGACGGCGCTGCCAGGATCGCGCGCACTCCCCAGGAACGTGCAGCCGCGCTCGAGGCGCCCGGGCGCCCGAGGGACGCGCTGCGAACCTGGTCGCGCAGGGGTGAACAAGCCCGACCCGAGGCCGTCGCAGCGGTGCAGGCGCTCCACCCGTCGCCGGCAGAAGGCACAGGCGCCGTCGTAGATCAGGCTGGCGGGTCCCGGGCTCGTCATCGTCCCTCGACCGCGACGACGGCGCCAGCGACGCCCAGCGTGAAGGCGAAGAAGTGAAAGCCGCCATGCCAGAGCGCCTCCCCGACGAGGACGATCCAGCCGACGACGCTCACGACCGTGGCGAGCCAGACGACGGGGATGCGGAGGACCCCGAGGACCCCGGCTGCCATCAGGAGGCCGGCGGCGACGGCCGAGAGTCCCGCGGCGTGCCAGCCGACCGGGCCGCCGAACGCTGCGGGCCCATAGGGGTAGAGCACCGTGCCGACCACCTCGTGCGCGAGCCCCACGTGCGCGACGAGCACCGCGCCCGAACAGGCGACCGCCTGGCGCCGCGAGACGAGGGCACTCATTGATGTCCTTCGCGCACACTCACGCGCCCACCTCTGCGGAGGTCCCGCGGTGGCGCCGGTACATCTCAGTGCCAGGGGACCGGGGCGCCCATCGTCCCTACGTGTGCACCGTGACGGCGGCTCCCAGGCGCCGGGCCCGCCGCGCGCTCTGCCAGGCGAAGATCCCCGCGCCGCCAATGACGGTGGCGATCACCCAGACGCCGCCGTTCGCGAAGATCGAGCCGTGCACCGCGCGGAGCGCGACGGCGACCGCCAGCCCCGTGGCGAACGCGCCGAGGGGGAACTCGCGCCAGACGAAGCGCTGCCGCCCGGCGAGGATCGCCGCGAATGGCATCGCCGACGTCGCGGCCAGGTAGTCGGCGTACGGCTTACCGGCGCGGGCCAGGAGCTTCGCGTCCTGGTGTCGAGCCCCGACGATGGTGACGAGCGCCAAGCCGGCGAAGCCGACCGTCCCGATCAGGCGTGTCGCGAGGAGGGCGTGGGCCAGCGCGAACAGCGCCAGGCCGCCGAAGAACGGGTGGCGCGTGATGCGCTCGACGCCCTGCGGCGCGCGGACCGTCCCGGCGAGGTGGTCGTACGGCGACCCGACATAGGTCGCCGATCCCGCGCTCACGAGGACGATCCCCGTCACGCTGAGGGCCATCAGGGCCCCGCGGAGCGCCGCCACGTCCGCCAGGGCGAGTCCCGTCGCCCCCTCGTTGCGGTGCGCCGCGAAGTAGGCGATCGCGACCGCGAACGCGGCGGATGCGACCACCGAGAAGAGCGCCGTGAAACCATGCTCCCCGAGCCGAGCCACCAGGGCGGCGCGAACCCGTCGGGTCGCGAGGCCGACGTGGGTGGCGCCGAAGACGAGCCAGAGAAGGGCGGCGGTGAGGGCGGGTTCCATGGGTCAGCTCCTTTCCGACGTCCTCGGCGGGACCATGCGGAGGACGTTCTTCACGGTCTCGGGCTCGAACGATTGCCCCTGCGCGAAGGCCCCGACGCCAGCGTCGACGGCGGCGAAGAAGGCGCGGAGCGCCCCGAGCCGCTTCGTCATGAACCCCGCGGTCACGCGCTCCGACGCATCCTGCTTGCGGCCGTGCCGCTCGGTGAGCGCGCGCTCGGTCTCGGCGACGGTGGCCAGCACCTGGCGCAGGTTCCAGCGAAAGCGGCGCTCCATGATCTCCTGCATGACGCGCCAGAAATCCGTTGCCGCTTCGTAGTGGTCCTTGCGCGAGCCGGCCACGTGGGTGCGGCGGACCAGGTGCCACTCGACCAGCCCGCGGAT
This window contains:
- a CDS encoding isoprenylcysteine carboxylmethyltransferase family protein, which gives rise to MPGNARREAERPPWFAVIGTITLAPLFAGSVIVLGPYLLSGWKLDAPFFGWAPSRWIGGALVIVPIPPLLDFLVRFVREGHGTPAPFAPPRRLVVGGAFRYVRNPAYLCAVSIILGQGLFLTSTSVLVYAAVVALAFHLFVVLYEEPTLRETFGTEYMAYCREVPRWIPRLTPAIRGHAQDQGARQGR
- a CDS encoding methyltransferase domain-containing protein, producing the protein MVEASRPVSTQGHTSDPEILERRTLHRDHRRLAAALRPGMAVLDVGCGTGAITAGVAQAVGPRGRVLGIDRDPKLLRLARERFSHVPGLSFEECDALALAVMGQFDIVTAARTLQWIDRPECALERMRAAAKPGGLVIVLDYNHSRLAWDPPPPTPVRRFYEAFLKWRAANGWDNMLGDRLPALYADAGLTQIASSTEDEVARRGEPEFEAALRIWQRVMETLGTTILSGGSLDATELAAALDAYTRWGRDHAQGQQMVLRAVEGRA